The following coding sequences lie in one Zingiber officinale cultivar Zhangliang chromosome 2B, Zo_v1.1, whole genome shotgun sequence genomic window:
- the LOC122047714 gene encoding transcription factor bHLH52-like, with product MEAAVAAAFDAHSEVADALTGFLSESSHFLLDDFLHASESSAAGIHPSFSAPSSLFAPLPLHEPSGSGLLQHWPKRHRSCDDLRHHQLPTPAREERTELSAQSRAARARRKRIAEKTQELGRLIPGGNRMTTAEMLQAAGGYVKFMQAQVGLLGLLFTGPIKNWAAPPETERKAQALVSSPRVQEKLAAEGRCVVAKELVMVMAEDKEIKSNLTIARDLNRFIESINIGLR from the exons ATGGAAGCGGCGGTGGCGGCCGCCTTCGACGCCCACTCCGAAGTCGCCGACGCCCTCACTGGCTTCCTCTCCGAGTCCTCCCACTTCCTCCTCGACGACTTCCTCCACGCTTCGGAGTCCTCCGCCGCTGGCATCCACCCGTCCTTCTCTGCCCCCTCCTCCCTCTTCGCCCCGCTACCACTTCACGAACCCAGCGGCAGCGGCCTCCTCCAGCATTGGCCGAAGCGCCACCGAAGTTGCGACGACCTGCGCCACCACCAACTCCCGACGCCGGCGAGGGAGGAGCGGACGGAGCTGTCGGCGCAGAGCCGGGCGGCACGGGCGAGGAGGAAGAGAATCGCGGAGAAGACGCAGGAGTTGGGCCGGCTGATCCCCGGCGGGAACAGGATGACGACGGCGGAGATGCTGCAGGCCGCCGGCGGCTACGTCAAGTTCATGCAGGCCCAAGTCGGCCTTCTTGGGCTATTATTCACCGGCCCAATTAAG AATTGGGCTGCTCCACCGGAGACAGAGAGAAAGGCCCAAGCTCTGGTATCATCGCCACGTGTCCAAGAAAAATTGGCTGCGGAAGGGCGGTGCGTGGTGGCGAAGGAGTTGGTGATGGTCATGGCCGAGGACAAGgagatcaagtccaacttgaccaTAGCTCGCGATCTTAATCGGTTCATCGAGTCGATCAATATCGGACTACGTTAG
- the LOC122047713 gene encoding uncharacterized protein LOC122047713, with the protein MVSDEDIASCIESILRQTSDPAATLSGVVRQVEAKLGVDLSHKSAFIRDQIEILLGPSRLPAATFLASQQPPPAASPHSPYILLPYLPLQQQFSTHQPTSSAPSDPFPPQQHPGITFQYPPPPPLPAAAVMAAYHLQQQLHQTPQGVHAANLPPPAAVAVSAPKESAPPKAKRKGGSGGLNKVCGVSPELQPIVGEAVMSRTQIVKQLWAYIRKNNLQDPNNKRKIICNDELRVVFETDSTDMFKMNKLLAKHILPLDCAKETASEFKRLKAEEVTTPEVSQLDSDGYPLSISVALAKFFGCEEREMLQSDALSRVWDYIKSNQLEDDTNMVITCDTKLEELLGCKSFPVTGVTDMLKNHLLKKT; encoded by the exons ATGGTTTCCGACGAGGATATCGCCAGCTGCATCGAGTCCATCCTCCGGCAGACTTCCGACCCCGCCGCCACCCTCTCCGGCGTCGTCCGCCAGGTCGAAGCCAAGCTAGGCGTCGACCTCTCCCACAAGTCCGCCTTCATTCGCGACCAGATCGAGATCCTACTGGGCCCCTCTCGCCTGCCGGCGGCCACTTTTCTCGCTTCCCAGCAGCCTCCTCCTGCGGCTTCCCCGCATAGCCCCTACATCCTCCTGCCCTACCTGCCGTTGCAACAGCAGTTCTCCACTCACCAGCCAACTTCCTCCGCGCCCTCAGATCCTTTCCCCCCTCAGCAGCACCCCGGAATCACTTTCCAGTATCCCCCGCCCCCGCCTCTGCCAGCTGCCGCCGTCATGGCAGCATACCACCTACAGCAGCAGCTCCACCAGACACCGCAGGGCGTCCATGCTGCCAACCTCCCCCCACCTGCAGCTGTCGCTGTGTCTGCGCCAAAGGAAAG TGCACCACCTAAGGCTAAAAGAAAAGGTGGTTCTGGGGGTCTAAACAAAGTTTGTGGTGTTTCACCTGAACTCCAGCCTATTGTTGGTGAGGCAGTAATGTCAAGAACTCAG ATTGTGAAGCAACTCTGGGCTTACATCCGAAAAAACAATCTCCAAGATCCTAATAATAAGAGGAAGATCATATGTAATGATGAACTTAGGGTGGTGTTTGAGACTGACAGTACTGACATGTTTAAAATGAACAAGCTGTTAGCTAAACATATTCTTCCACTTGATTGTGCGA AAGAGACTGCTTCTGAATTCAAAAGGCTAAAGGCTGAAGAGGTTACTACACCTGAAGTTTCTCAACTTGATTCTGATGGATATCCTCTTTCTATTTCTGTTGCTCTGGCCAAATTTTTTGGATGTGAAGAAAGAGAGATGCTCCAATCTGATGCTTTGAGCCGTGTATGGGACTACATAAAATCCAATCAGCTGGAG GATGATACAAATATGGTGATTACATGCGATACCAAGCTTGAAGAATTGCTTGGTTGTAAAAGTTTCCCTGTCACAGGCGTAACCGACATGCTGAAGAACCATTTACTCAAAAAAACATGA